CGAAGCACTTACAGAAACAAATTTAAATACGTGGGTAAATGCTTATGCTGATACAGAAAATAAACCAAGCAAAACTATCGGATTAATCTTAGCTGGTAATATTCCGCTTGTTGGTTTTCACGATTTTTTATCGGTTTTAATTACTGGTAACAAAGCTTTGGTTAAACTTTCTAGCAACGATCAAAATTTACTACCTTTTCTTGCCTCGTATTTAATTAAAATAAACCCAGATTTAACTAATCAAATCACTTTTGTAAAAGGCAAATTAGAAGGTTTTGATGCCGTAATTGCTACGGGTAGTAATAATACATCACGCTATTTTGATTTTTATTTTAGCAACGTACCAAACATTATTCGTAAAAACAGAAATTCAGTAGCTATTTTAACCGGAAACGAATCTTTAGAACAACTTACCGCTTTAGGCCAAGATATTTTTACCTATTTCGGATTGGGCTGCCGTAACGTTTCTAAACTTTTTGTACCTGAAAATTACGATTTTAAATTATTCTTTGAGGCCATGTATGCCTATAAAGATGTTATTTATTACGAAAAATACGCCAACAATTACGATTACAACAAAGCGGTATATTTAATGAGCCTGTTTTCTATTTTAGATAATGAATTTATGACATTAAAAGAAGATGCAGGTTACGCCTCACCTATTTCATCAGTTTTTTACGAACGTTATACCGATTTAGAAGCTGTTTTAAATAAAATTGAAACGGATAACCAGCAAATTCAGTGCGTTGTGTCTAATTCTATTAAAAAAGGACATGTTGCATTTGGCGAAACTCAACATCCAAAATTGTGGGATTATGCAGATAATGTAGATACTATTCAATTTTTGTTAAAATTATAATTAAATAATTATTAAATAATTATTAAATAATTATTAAATAATTATTAAATTATTAGTTACTAATTGTTTTTAATTTCTCAATTTTGTAGTTAACACAACTATTTAATTTACAATGGAATTAGAATTTAAAAACAACGAAAGTCCTGTTTTAAAAGATGGGATAAAAAACTATTTGATTGATATTGACGGTACTATTACCGACGATGTACCGAACGAACAACCCGAACGTATGGAAACGTGCTTGCCTTTTCCAGATGCATTAGCTACGTTAAACAAATGGTTTGACCAAGGTCATCAAATTTGTTTTTTTACTTCGCGCACCGAAGCACATCGTGAAGTAACCGAAAATTGGTTAAAAAAACACGGGTTTAAATACCACAGCTTATTAATGGGTAAACCACGTGGTGGTAATTACCACTGGATTGACAACCACATTGTTCGTGCGACGCGTTACGAAGGTAAATTTACCGATTTGGTAGAAAGCGATGCAAAAATTGAAGTTTTTAAAAAATAACATAACCATTAATAAATGAAAATACATAATTTTAGTGCTGGTCCTTGTATTTTACCACAAGAAGTATTTACAAAAACAGCCGAAGCCGTTTTAAATTTTAACAATTCAGGTTTATCAATATTAGAAATATCACACCGTAGCAAAGATTTTGTTGCTGTAATGGAAGAAGCTCGTGATTTAGCCTTAGAACTTTTAAACTTAAAAGGCAAAGGTTATCAAGCTTTATTTTTACAAGGTGGCGCAAGCATGGAATTTTTAAGAATTCCGTACAACTTTTTAAAACAAAACGGTAAAGCAGCGTATTTAGATACCGGAACTTGGGCTAATAACGCAATTAAAGAAGCTAAAGCTTTTGGCGAAACTTTGGTTATTGCTTCATCTAAAGAAGCAAATTACTCGTTTATCCCCAAAGATTATAGCATTCCAACTGATGTAGATTATTTTCATTGCACCAGTAACAATACCATTTACGGAACTCAAATCAAAGAATTTAAATCAAGTTCGGTTCCTTTAATTTGTGATATGAGCTCAGATATTTTTTCTAGAACTTTAGATTTTTCTAAATTTGATGTTATTTATGCAGGTGCACAAAAAAACATGGGCCCAGCTGGTGTAACTTTAGTAGTAATTAAAGAAGAATTATTAGGTAAAACTAACCGAGCAATTCCAAATATTTTAAACTACCAGGTGCACATTGCAAAAGAAAGCATGTATAATACGCCAGCAGTTTCGGCAATTTACACATCTTTATTAACTTTGCAGTGGTTAAAAAAACTTGGCGGCGTACAAGCAATCGAAAGTAAAAATCAGGCAAAAGCCGATTTATTATATCAAGAAATTGATCGCAATCCATTGTTTAAAGGAACAGCAGCTGTTGAAGACCGATCGAATATGAACGCAACGTTTTTATTACAAAACGATGCCGCACATAAAGAACAATTTGATGCCTTATGGAAAGCTGCCGGAATTTCTGGCATAAATGGTCACCGTTCGGTTGGTGGTTACCGCGCATCCATGTACAACGCCTTACCTATCGAATCGGTTCAGGTTTTAGTTGACGTAATGAAAGAATTAGAAAAAAAGCTTAAATAAACAGAATGAAAATATTAGCAAACGACGGAATCTCTGAAAGCGGTAAAGTAGCTTTAGAAAATGCCGGTTTTGAAGTAATTACAACCAAAGTAGCACAAGAACAAGTAGCTAACTTTATTAACGATAATAATATTGATGCTTTATTAGTACGAAGCGCAACTAAAGTAAAAAAAGATGTAATTGATGCCTGCCCTAACCTAAAACTTATTGGTCGTGGTGGCGTTGGTATGGATAATATTGATGTTGATTATGCAAAATCAAAAGGAATTCATGTAATTAACACGCCAGCATCTTCATCTGCATCAGTTGCCGAATTGGTATTTGCACACATTTTTGCAGGTATCCGTTTTTTACACGATTCAAATCGTACGATGCCGTTAGAAGGAGATACCAATTTTAACGGACTGAAAAAAGCTTACGGAAACGGTACCGAATTACGCGGTCGTACTATTGGTATTGTTGGCTTTGGGCGCATCGGCCAAGCAGTAGCAAAAGTTGCTATTGGTTTAGGAATGAAAGTGATTGCTACCGATAAATTTATTGAAAAAGCTACTATTGAATTAGATTTTTTTGATGGCCAAAAAGTAAACTTTACTATTGAAACTGTTCCTTTTGAAACGGTTTTAAAACAAGCCGATTTTGTAACCTTACATGTACCAGCACAAAACGGATATTTAATTGGTGAAGCAGAATTAGCTTTAATGAAAGAAGGTTCTGGCTTAATTAACTGCGCACGTGGTGGTGTTGTTAACGAAGTTGATTTAATTAACGCATTAAACTCAGGTAAATTGGCTTTTGCTGGTTTAGATGTTTTTGATACCGAACCAACCCCACAAATGCAAGTTTTAATGCACACGCAAATTTCATTAACTCCGCATATTGGTGCTGCAACTATTGAAGCGCAAGACAGAATCGGAACTGAATTAGCTACGCAAATTATAGCATTATTAAAATAAAAAAGTAAAGGTCGAAATTAGTTTCGGCCTTTTTATTTTGCATCTTTTCATTATAAACAACAACTGTTAAAATTAAACAGCTAAGTTTTGTTGCTTTCGCTTAAAATGGTAACTTTGTATAGATTCATTTTAAATTATGGAAAAGTTAAAACAACGTTGGGGTTTAAAATCTAACTTTCAGGTAGCAGTAATTTTGCTTGTTTTTGCCATTACTGGTAGTACATCAGCTTATATAGCCAAACCTATTTTAAGCTATTTGGGCATTCAAAAAACAGATATGCACATTTTACTTTATATTGTTTTGTATGTGCTTATCATTTTTCCTATTTATAAAGTTATTCTTTTAGTAATCGGAACCTTATTCGGTCAACATACCTTCTTTAAAAACTTTTTAATAAAAATGCTTTCGCGAATGGGATTTGCTTTTTTATTTAAAAATCA
This genomic window from Flavobacterium agricola contains:
- a CDS encoding acyl-CoA reductase, which encodes MIKINNIKTFVELGHFLSQFDKNGNKKKEDVLFNDEFYDAFIELIYGAQSLNGWFTPEQVYFAIQSWAEALTETNLNTWVNAYADTENKPSKTIGLILAGNIPLVGFHDFLSVLITGNKALVKLSSNDQNLLPFLASYLIKINPDLTNQITFVKGKLEGFDAVIATGSNNTSRYFDFYFSNVPNIIRKNRNSVAILTGNESLEQLTALGQDIFTYFGLGCRNVSKLFVPENYDFKLFFEAMYAYKDVIYYEKYANNYDYNKAVYLMSLFSILDNEFMTLKEDAGYASPISSVFYERYTDLEAVLNKIETDNQQIQCVVSNSIKKGHVAFGETQHPKLWDYADNVDTIQFLLKL
- a CDS encoding LNS2 domain-containing protein — protein: MELEFKNNESPVLKDGIKNYLIDIDGTITDDVPNEQPERMETCLPFPDALATLNKWFDQGHQICFFTSRTEAHREVTENWLKKHGFKYHSLLMGKPRGGNYHWIDNHIVRATRYEGKFTDLVESDAKIEVFKK
- the serC gene encoding 3-phosphoserine/phosphohydroxythreonine transaminase: MKIHNFSAGPCILPQEVFTKTAEAVLNFNNSGLSILEISHRSKDFVAVMEEARDLALELLNLKGKGYQALFLQGGASMEFLRIPYNFLKQNGKAAYLDTGTWANNAIKEAKAFGETLVIASSKEANYSFIPKDYSIPTDVDYFHCTSNNTIYGTQIKEFKSSSVPLICDMSSDIFSRTLDFSKFDVIYAGAQKNMGPAGVTLVVIKEELLGKTNRAIPNILNYQVHIAKESMYNTPAVSAIYTSLLTLQWLKKLGGVQAIESKNQAKADLLYQEIDRNPLFKGTAAVEDRSNMNATFLLQNDAAHKEQFDALWKAAGISGINGHRSVGGYRASMYNALPIESVQVLVDVMKELEKKLK
- a CDS encoding D-2-hydroxyacid dehydrogenase → MKILANDGISESGKVALENAGFEVITTKVAQEQVANFINDNNIDALLVRSATKVKKDVIDACPNLKLIGRGGVGMDNIDVDYAKSKGIHVINTPASSSASVAELVFAHIFAGIRFLHDSNRTMPLEGDTNFNGLKKAYGNGTELRGRTIGIVGFGRIGQAVAKVAIGLGMKVIATDKFIEKATIELDFFDGQKVNFTIETVPFETVLKQADFVTLHVPAQNGYLIGEAELALMKEGSGLINCARGGVVNEVDLINALNSGKLAFAGLDVFDTEPTPQMQVLMHTQISLTPHIGAATIEAQDRIGTELATQIIALLK
- a CDS encoding DUF6787 family protein, with amino-acid sequence MEKLKQRWGLKSNFQVAVILLVFAITGSTSAYIAKPILSYLGIQKTDMHILLYIVLYVLIIFPIYKVILLVIGTLFGQHTFFKNFLIKMLSRMGFAFLFKNQTK